From Desulfobacterales bacterium, a single genomic window includes:
- a CDS encoding tetratricopeptide repeat-containing serine protease family protein, which translates to MRSKIQTCLIAVLLLATTTVTVAAANLTDLVKTIQPAVATVVAYDVNNNVANIGTGFFVNKYGHLITNHHVLIGRFSAEIRTADGGIYRIRTIVAENQDTDLIKVSVDIPQDKVRWLKLSDEVPPVAQRVVVVGSPMGLEQTVSDGIISSVREIPGLGTFFQMSAPISPGSSGSPVVNMQGKVVGVASFQFLRGQNLNFAVSSRSIKDLKIKTTAQSLSEWTFGRSKQKPRLAAELCRKGYSLSINGQEQQALQYFKLAAENDPGSTAAWYGLGYCYAGKNSYTEAIAAYKQAIQTNPANEVSHYHLGNYYSKIGRYNEAIESLQQVVTLNPKFEAAYFNLGIIYNKMGRYNEGREAFERVVIINPQAQNAYYNIGVTYTKQGQYALAVLAYQKAIEIHPEFPEAIFNLGVIHGELGNARDEMQAYQKVIRINPDFAPAHFAMGQAYLQQGDKAAALDQYKILKNLDDELAEKLFKKIYH; encoded by the coding sequence ATGAGATCTAAAATACAAACATGTTTGATCGCTGTCTTGCTGCTAGCCACGACAACGGTCACTGTGGCAGCAGCCAATTTGACCGATTTGGTGAAGACCATCCAGCCCGCAGTGGCCACGGTAGTCGCATATGATGTGAACAACAATGTCGCCAATATCGGTACTGGTTTCTTTGTAAACAAATACGGGCATTTAATAACCAACCACCATGTGCTTATCGGAAGATTCAGCGCGGAGATCAGAACCGCTGATGGCGGCATCTATCGCATCAGAACGATTGTGGCCGAGAACCAAGACACCGATTTGATTAAGGTAAGTGTCGATATCCCCCAGGATAAAGTTCGCTGGTTAAAGCTGAGCGATGAGGTGCCTCCCGTGGCCCAGCGCGTGGTGGTCGTGGGCAGCCCGATGGGACTGGAGCAAACTGTCAGTGACGGGATTATATCCTCGGTGCGTGAAATACCCGGTCTGGGAACTTTCTTTCAGATGTCGGCTCCCATATCCCCCGGTTCAAGCGGCAGCCCGGTGGTCAACATGCAAGGCAAGGTGGTGGGCGTAGCCAGTTTTCAATTTTTAAGGGGCCAGAACCTTAATTTTGCTGTGTCGAGCAGATCGATCAAAGACCTCAAAATTAAAACAACCGCGCAATCTCTGTCAGAATGGACTTTCGGTCGCAGCAAACAAAAACCGCGCTTGGCGGCGGAACTGTGCCGCAAAGGGTATAGCCTTTCGATAAACGGGCAAGAACAACAGGCCTTGCAGTATTTTAAACTGGCCGCCGAAAATGATCCCGGCAGCACCGCCGCCTGGTACGGTCTCGGATACTGTTATGCCGGAAAAAATTCGTACACAGAAGCCATCGCGGCCTACAAGCAGGCCATTCAGACAAACCCGGCCAATGAGGTTTCCCATTATCATCTGGGAAATTACTACAGCAAAATCGGTCGCTACAATGAGGCCATTGAATCCCTGCAGCAGGTGGTCACATTAAATCCGAAATTCGAAGCTGCCTATTTTAATCTCGGCATTATTTACAACAAAATGGGCCGGTACAATGAAGGGCGCGAAGCCTTTGAGAGAGTCGTCATCATTAATCCACAAGCACAAAATGCTTATTATAATATAGGGGTGACCTATACCAAACAGGGCCAATACGCGTTGGCCGTCCTGGCCTATCAAAAGGCCATTGAAATTCATCCTGAATTTCCGGAGGCCATATTCAACCTGGGTGTTATACATGGCGAACTCGGCAACGCCAGAGACGAAATGCAGGCCTATCAAAAGGTCATTCGGATTAATCCGGATTTTGCCCCCGCCCATTTTGCCATGGGGCAAGCCTATTTACAGCAGGGAGACAAAGCCGCTGCGCTGGATCAGTATAAAATCCTAAAAAATTTGGATGACGAACTTGCGGAAAAACTATTTAAAAAAATCTACCATTAG
- a CDS encoding PAC2 family protein: MRSEGIHIQETPDLKNPLLIAGFDGWGNALKISSGMTAYLIRSFKAKPFAVMDPDAFYRYDELRPVVQIEHGVMKRISPPEGVFYAAQTAQNEPDLVILQADEPNLRWLGFVEEFYSLCEKLMVKSVITMGSMYDHVLHTDRIISAIASNETLSSVLQQKGVTSITYQGPSAIHSIIHSEGTKRNLACMSLWCHCPYYLQGTTHFGILAHLGKLLGALGDFELDTEDLETSWEKLHVQIDQLIEDNAELQSIVKQIRKAKVRGTAAQMKGTLQSDDKIINIEDFLQPK; encoded by the coding sequence ATGCGATCAGAAGGTATCCATATCCAGGAAACGCCGGATTTGAAAAACCCGTTGTTGATCGCCGGGTTTGACGGCTGGGGTAATGCGCTCAAAATTTCGAGCGGCATGACCGCTTACCTCATTCGTTCGTTTAAAGCAAAACCATTTGCCGTCATGGACCCCGATGCCTTTTATCGCTATGATGAATTGCGGCCGGTGGTGCAAATAGAGCACGGTGTCATGAAGCGTATCTCACCGCCGGAAGGCGTTTTTTATGCCGCACAGACAGCACAAAATGAACCCGACCTGGTGATTCTGCAGGCCGATGAGCCCAACCTCCGGTGGCTTGGCTTTGTTGAGGAATTTTACAGCCTTTGCGAAAAACTCATGGTTAAATCCGTTATCACCATGGGCAGCATGTATGACCATGTGCTGCATACAGACAGAATCATTTCGGCAATTGCATCCAACGAGACCCTGTCTTCGGTCTTGCAGCAAAAGGGCGTAACATCAATAACCTACCAAGGGCCCAGCGCCATTCATTCCATCATCCATTCCGAGGGAACGAAAAGAAATCTGGCCTGTATGAGCTTGTGGTGCCACTGCCCGTATTATTTACAGGGGACCACCCACTTTGGCATTTTAGCTCATCTGGGCAAATTGCTTGGTGCCTTGGGCGACTTTGAACTCGACACGGAAGATCTGGAAACCAGTTGGGAAAAATTGCATGTTCAGATAGATCAGCTGATCGAAGACAATGCCGAGTTGCAGTCCATCGTCAAGCAAATACGCAAAGCCAAGGTCAGAGGGACAGCGGCTCAAATGAAGGGCACACTGCAATCAGACGATAAAATCATCAATATTGAGGACTTTTTGCAACCCAAGTAA
- a CDS encoding acyltransferase, with amino-acid sequence MKFTEFNKSIIPFRQRDAKKVGKECYYVDMIVWLNGDQIELGDNIGFNYGCYVNGFGGLIIEEGSRFGPMTMIHTANHMIDNVDAGIDGQGWIKKPVHIEKDVGVTMGVIILPGVRIGEGSLIGAGSVVTKDIPPYSIAVGNPCKVIKSRK; translated from the coding sequence ATGAAATTCACTGAATTTAATAAAAGTATTATCCCTTTCCGGCAAAGGGATGCCAAGAAGGTTGGAAAAGAATGTTACTATGTTGACATGATCGTGTGGCTTAACGGAGACCAGATTGAGCTGGGAGATAATATCGGGTTTAATTATGGGTGCTACGTCAATGGTTTTGGGGGATTGATTATCGAAGAAGGCAGCCGATTCGGCCCAATGACCATGATACACACCGCTAACCACATGATCGATAATGTTGACGCGGGTATCGACGGTCAGGGCTGGATCAAAAAACCCGTTCATATTGAAAAGGATGTGGGGGTGACCATGGGCGTAATCATTCTCCCAGGAGTGCGCATTGGAGAAGGGAGTTTAATCGGTGCCGGCAGCGTCGTTACCAAAGACATACCGCCATACAGCATTGCGGTAGGCAATCCGTGTAAAGTCATTAAATCAAGGAAGTAA
- a CDS encoding ferritin family protein: MSDIIDLAIQIEKNAESIYRNALSKISNPALVSVLDWLIDEEVAHAAWFRQLKNSTGTQIKDPAVEAMGKSLLSEVLGKQSFSLKEADFSEIERLADLLLLAIEFEEDKVLFYKMLKPFISNSETLDFLEKIISEENYHIQELKKLVDRHTENGTIISGNESR, translated from the coding sequence ATGAGCGACATAATTGATTTGGCCATACAAATTGAGAAAAATGCGGAAAGCATCTATCGAAATGCCCTGTCTAAAATATCAAACCCGGCTTTGGTTTCGGTACTGGATTGGCTCATCGATGAGGAAGTCGCCCATGCCGCCTGGTTTCGGCAGTTGAAGAATAGCACCGGTACCCAGATCAAAGACCCGGCGGTCGAAGCGATGGGAAAATCCCTGCTCAGTGAGGTGCTGGGCAAACAAAGTTTTTCGCTCAAAGAAGCCGATTTCAGTGAGATTGAGCGGCTGGCGGATTTACTTTTGCTGGCGATTGAATTTGAAGAGGACAAGGTCTTATTCTACAAAATGTTAAAACCTTTTATTTCCAATTCTGAAACCCTTGATTTCCTTGAAAAAATTATTAGTGAAGAAAATTACCACATTCAGGAATTAAAGAAATTGGTGGATCGTCATACAGAAAATGGCACGATAATATCTGGAAACGAATCTAGATAA
- a CDS encoding DUF4124 domain-containing protein gives MDRFNLIALTLAALGLAGFMIPNAGADIYSWTDENGVRYFTNQQPPKHAELLIKSPEIPFDEAAHEERLAEERLAAAKQELAERQAQLLQQQLEAERRIAAAAARAEAAVREADEILREAEAAADYYDDDRWGSYGYGYGYYYPYYRTGHRTYSSSYKRHNLGLYRKHHYKHRRHHKYGHHKKHSRHGSKYGHYKKHRRHSSKYGHSNKHRRHYSKHKHYTRHRSKGLYNNRHYRTHSVRRHHSLTRGRYTSHHSRAAAFRGRHGRF, from the coding sequence ATGGATCGGTTTAATCTGATAGCCTTAACCCTGGCAGCTCTGGGGCTTGCCGGGTTTATGATACCCAATGCCGGCGCCGACATTTATTCCTGGACGGATGAAAACGGTGTGCGGTATTTTACCAACCAGCAACCCCCTAAACATGCCGAACTCTTAATCAAATCCCCTGAAATTCCCTTTGATGAAGCGGCTCATGAAGAGCGTCTTGCAGAAGAGCGTTTAGCAGCAGCCAAGCAAGAACTGGCGGAAAGACAAGCGCAGTTATTGCAACAGCAGTTGGAGGCCGAGCGGCGAATTGCGGCTGCTGCAGCACGCGCTGAAGCGGCGGTGCGAGAAGCTGACGAGATTTTGCGGGAAGCTGAAGCCGCCGCCGATTATTACGATGATGATCGTTGGGGCAGTTACGGGTACGGGTATGGATACTATTATCCCTATTACCGCACTGGCCATAGAACCTATTCTTCAAGCTATAAGCGCCATAACCTGGGGCTGTATCGCAAGCATCACTACAAACACAGACGCCATCACAAATACGGGCACCATAAAAAACACAGCCGTCATGGCAGCAAATATGGGCACTATAAGAAGCATCGCCGGCATTCTTCCAAGTACGGGCACAGCAACAAACACCGGCGACATTACTCAAAACATAAGCATTATACCCGCCATCGATCAAAAGGACTCTACAACAATCGTCACTACCGCACCCATAGCGTCAGAAGACATCATTCCCTAACGCGCGGTCGATATACATCCCACCACTCGAGGGCGGCAGCCTTTCGAGGGCGGCATGGCCGCTTCTGA
- a CDS encoding glycosyltransferase, with product MPSHIQKKTHPFETMHILFVQPQPCVRALKYAEGLCKIHSDIRLSFAYSGKTLTELYGHGDECFGAWFPLGDNPAAELRKLVDTHDVNLIHSHNAPDTLTNLCIDLFGGKIPIVHDIHDLMSARNTAYEDGLNKKIDVLNWRKEERRAIERSDAIIAVSDFILHIARQKGYRLPKIAHVYENFIPERFIPKILPQIKQNFSDRPIRIVYEGFISSNGGHYDMRSIFQALAAEGLEVHIYPSRENLDYQTLSDTVPNIFYHPSLPPDKLLNEIAQYDFGWAGFNDTLNRVHMNTALPNKLFEYIACGLPVISFPHEALKRFLETHNLGLVINTVSGLTERLRNPGMAVIRENVGAHRLNFTVEANIGVIVDMYLELCEETVSFCNEQRYI from the coding sequence GTGCCATCTCACATTCAAAAAAAAACACATCCATTTGAGACCATGCACATACTCTTTGTTCAACCTCAACCATGCGTTCGTGCTCTTAAATATGCCGAAGGACTTTGCAAGATCCATTCGGATATTCGCCTTTCGTTCGCATATTCGGGTAAAACGCTTACCGAGCTTTACGGACATGGTGACGAATGTTTTGGAGCCTGGTTTCCACTCGGTGACAATCCGGCAGCCGAGCTGCGCAAACTTGTCGATACACATGATGTCAATCTTATCCATTCTCACAATGCACCTGATACGTTAACGAATTTGTGTATCGATCTGTTTGGTGGAAAAATACCGATTGTGCACGACATCCACGATCTAATGAGCGCTCGTAATACAGCCTATGAGGATGGTCTGAATAAAAAGATCGACGTTTTGAATTGGCGCAAAGAGGAACGGCGGGCCATCGAACGCAGTGATGCCATAATTGCCGTTTCGGATTTTATCCTTCATATAGCGAGGCAGAAGGGCTATCGTCTTCCTAAGATTGCACACGTCTATGAAAATTTTATCCCAGAACGTTTCATTCCTAAAATTCTGCCACAGATAAAACAAAACTTTTCTGACCGGCCGATTCGTATTGTTTACGAAGGCTTTATTAGCAGCAATGGAGGCCACTATGATATGCGCTCCATCTTTCAAGCACTCGCAGCAGAGGGGCTTGAAGTGCATATATATCCATCACGCGAAAATTTAGACTATCAGACGCTATCAGATACCGTACCAAACATCTTCTATCATCCAAGTCTCCCACCGGATAAGCTTTTAAATGAGATCGCGCAGTATGATTTCGGCTGGGCTGGGTTCAACGATACGCTCAACAGGGTGCATATGAATACGGCTTTACCGAACAAGCTATTTGAGTACATAGCCTGTGGCTTGCCAGTCATCAGTTTCCCCCATGAGGCACTTAAGCGCTTTTTGGAGACACATAACTTAGGTCTTGTTATTAATACCGTATCAGGATTGACAGAACGGTTGCGGAATCCAGGAATGGCAGTCATACGGGAAAATGTCGGTGCTCACCGTTTAAATTTCACAGTTGAGGCCAATATTGGAGTTATAGTAGACATGTATTTAGAGTTGTGCGAAGAAACCGTTTCATTCTGCAATGAGCAAAGATACATTTAA
- a CDS encoding acyl-CoA dehydrogenase family protein, which produces MDYENFLINTYFGQLNTEPFDGFKDFEATETTRHIIDKFLEASSEYPPSLLEEQETVPAELMEKLGRNDFFGLTIPREFGGVGLSLNQYLHVVETLASHNMSLGILALAHLSIGIKGIVLFGSEEQKRKYLAPAASGDMIFSYALTEPQTGSDAANIETVATPSEDGRHYILNGTKTYITNANYAGGLTVFAQMDPARPGFMGAFIAETTWDGVKIGKDMPKMGLKASSTASIQFKDVKVPRENLLGQPGDGFKIAMVILNYGRMALGAASAGMMKQSLQDMAERAASRTQFGVPINQFELIQEKMVKAKVHGHVASAMTAFTAGMLEANPTALVAMESSHCKLFGTTRAWDTIYDALQVAGGSGYLTTQPYEKRMRDFRVTTIFEGTTEIHSMYPAMFVLRTLSKRLQGGTSGRLAQLGTLLKEMFRRSNWPLVFYDKRMNRAARFARSSARRIRLMILTGFLFFGRSIMQKQFFLRRMTTLSLYLYGLITLMAKIETARKSGQAVSDDLDVLAYFLEEARQARKVNRRLFSSRQEQLHHKIASEILRDRGQADETPDEMVGDFEGTGATQEAH; this is translated from the coding sequence ATGGATTATGAAAATTTTCTGATCAATACCTATTTCGGGCAACTGAACACTGAACCGTTTGATGGCTTCAAGGATTTTGAGGCCACTGAAACCACCCGTCATATCATTGATAAATTTCTTGAGGCGAGTTCGGAATACCCACCGTCGCTATTAGAAGAACAGGAAACAGTGCCGGCAGAATTGATGGAGAAATTAGGCCGCAATGATTTTTTCGGTCTTACCATTCCGCGGGAATTCGGCGGGGTCGGACTGAGTTTAAACCAGTATTTGCATGTTGTCGAGACACTGGCCAGTCATAACATGTCGCTGGGAATACTGGCGCTGGCACATCTCTCGATTGGGATCAAGGGCATCGTGCTGTTTGGCTCCGAAGAGCAAAAGCGTAAGTATTTAGCTCCGGCGGCCAGCGGGGATATGATCTTTTCTTATGCCTTGACCGAACCCCAGACAGGTTCGGACGCGGCAAACATCGAAACCGTCGCCACCCCATCAGAAGATGGCCGTCACTACATTCTAAACGGAACCAAGACCTACATTACCAATGCCAATTATGCAGGGGGATTAACCGTATTTGCACAGATGGATCCGGCTCGGCCCGGGTTCATGGGTGCCTTTATCGCCGAAACAACCTGGGATGGTGTCAAAATCGGTAAAGATATGCCCAAGATGGGACTCAAGGCCAGCTCCACCGCATCGATCCAATTTAAAGACGTAAAGGTTCCGCGTGAAAATCTATTGGGCCAGCCCGGTGATGGATTTAAAATTGCCATGGTCATCCTAAATTATGGACGAATGGCGCTGGGCGCTGCTTCGGCGGGTATGATGAAACAGTCGTTGCAGGATATGGCCGAGCGAGCCGCCAGTCGGACACAGTTTGGTGTTCCCATCAACCAGTTCGAGCTTATTCAGGAGAAAATGGTGAAAGCCAAAGTCCACGGACATGTCGCCTCTGCGATGACCGCCTTTACCGCCGGGATGCTGGAAGCCAACCCCACCGCCCTGGTGGCCATGGAAAGCTCACATTGTAAATTGTTTGGCACGACGCGCGCTTGGGACACAATATACGATGCTCTCCAGGTTGCTGGCGGCTCGGGATATCTGACCACACAGCCATATGAAAAACGTATGCGAGATTTTCGAGTGACCACCATTTTTGAAGGCACCACCGAGATTCATTCAATGTATCCGGCCATGTTTGTCTTGCGAACCTTAAGCAAACGCCTTCAAGGGGGAACTTCCGGAAGGCTGGCGCAATTGGGTACACTGCTTAAGGAGATGTTTCGCCGCAGCAACTGGCCGCTGGTCTTTTATGATAAACGCATGAATCGCGCTGCCCGTTTTGCCCGCTCTAGCGCCCGTCGTATTCGCTTGATGATCTTAACAGGATTCCTATTTTTCGGGCGCTCAATCATGCAAAAGCAATTTTTTTTGCGTCGGATGACCACTTTAAGCTTGTATCTTTATGGACTTATCACCCTTATGGCCAAAATCGAGACCGCTCGAAAATCCGGACAGGCGGTATCTGACGATCTTGATGTCCTGGCCTATTTTCTTGAAGAAGCCCGTCAGGCGCGTAAAGTGAATCGTCGATTGTTTTCCTCTCGCCAGGAACAGCTGCACCACAAAATTGCATCTGAGATTTTGCGTGATAGGGGGCAGGCGGATGAAACGCCGGATGAAATGGTTGGTGATTTTGAGGGTACGGGTGCTACCCAGGAAGCCCACTAA
- a CDS encoding MBL fold metallo-hydrolase gives MAKNKSDLVVKQFVSPSGQNQYLLISGSEAATIDVSGAIDDVAKILADRSLPLKYVLVTHAHQSHVQTLPDLKQKFGSTFCLHEFEYQHLKETDVDIEPDQILNDNDTLMLGATKIRVLLTAGHTKGSVCYWIKEANALFSGSTLLKKGYGQIWGPSSMSLMHFSLKRLGSTIPAKTTIYTGSGELTRMANEGWIHCMRSA, from the coding sequence ATGGCTAAGAATAAAAGCGATCTGGTAGTTAAACAATTTGTATCACCATCGGGTCAAAATCAGTATTTGTTGATCAGCGGCAGCGAAGCGGCCACCATTGATGTTTCCGGAGCAATCGATGATGTCGCTAAGATACTGGCAGACAGATCATTGCCACTGAAATACGTGCTGGTAACCCATGCGCATCAATCGCACGTCCAGACGCTGCCGGATCTCAAACAAAAATTCGGTTCAACCTTTTGTTTGCATGAATTTGAATACCAGCATCTCAAAGAAACAGATGTCGACATTGAGCCGGATCAGATTCTAAATGATAACGATACCCTCATGCTGGGTGCGACGAAGATAAGGGTTTTGCTGACAGCCGGCCACACGAAAGGCTCGGTTTGCTATTGGATCAAAGAAGCCAATGCCCTGTTTAGCGGCAGCACCCTGCTAAAAAAAGGCTATGGACAAATCTGGGGGCCCAGCAGCATGTCACTGATGCATTTCAGCTTGAAGCGCCTGGGTTCCACCATACCGGCAAAAACCACTATTTATACCGGCAGCGGCGAATTGACCCGAATGGCCAATGAGGGCTGGATCCACTGCATGCGCTCAGCCTAA
- a CDS encoding TIGR00730 family Rossman fold protein, which produces MSFKKPKLKSRFFISALDAAKSALLHVESPQSLSSSYKLAYQDDDFILRDELRPVRLQLELLKPELILQENHIESTVVIFGSARTLDPETAEAQLVSAEAEYRKNKNDDDLKQKLESARRAAANSKYYDEARKLGGLISNNTGKDKMVVITGGGPGIMEAANRGAHEAGVPSIGMNIVLPFEQAPNAYITPELCFQFHYFAIRKMHLLMRARALAVFPGGFGTLDELFETMTLIQTQKVTPIPVLLFGREFWERVINFDALVEAGTISPKDLDLFQYVETAEEAWKIISQVKPA; this is translated from the coding sequence ATGTCTTTTAAAAAGCCGAAGCTTAAGTCACGATTTTTTATATCAGCGTTAGATGCTGCCAAATCAGCACTTCTACATGTAGAATCGCCTCAATCCCTTTCATCCTCCTATAAACTGGCATACCAGGATGATGACTTTATATTGCGAGATGAGTTACGTCCGGTGCGCTTACAGTTGGAATTGTTGAAGCCGGAGCTGATTTTGCAGGAAAACCATATCGAATCAACAGTGGTCATCTTCGGCAGTGCACGCACACTGGACCCGGAAACAGCTGAAGCCCAGTTGGTTTCCGCCGAAGCCGAGTACCGTAAAAATAAAAACGACGATGACCTCAAACAAAAACTTGAAAGCGCCCGGCGTGCTGCGGCCAACAGCAAATATTACGACGAGGCCCGCAAACTCGGCGGTCTGATCTCCAACAACACCGGCAAAGACAAGATGGTGGTCATCACCGGTGGCGGGCCTGGCATCATGGAGGCCGCCAACCGCGGCGCTCATGAGGCCGGTGTACCCAGCATCGGAATGAACATTGTGCTGCCTTTTGAACAGGCCCCCAACGCGTATATCACGCCTGAACTATGCTTTCAGTTTCATTATTTTGCGATCCGTAAAATGCATCTCCTTATGCGGGCCCGTGCCTTGGCGGTTTTTCCGGGAGGATTTGGAACCCTGGATGAGCTTTTTGAGACCATGACGTTGATCCAAACCCAAAAAGTCACCCCCATACCGGTTCTGCTTTTTGGCAGGGAATTTTGGGAGCGCGTCATCAATTTTGATGCCCTGGTGGAGGCCGGCACAATTTCTCCCAAGGATTTAGATCTTTTTCAATATGTTGAAACTGCAGAAGAAGCCTGGAAGATCATATCTCAGGTTAAACCGGCTTAG
- a CDS encoding flagellar basal body rod C-terminal domain-containing protein: protein MISAVNSTISALRAFVTKLGVTADNIANVNTDGFKRNRAYLHEDVNGGVRVNIKKDESPGLRYDAIENGEKVEKETSNVNLAEEIPDLMLTKRAYQANLKTIDTQEEMLGSLLDIVG from the coding sequence ATGATTTCAGCAGTGAACAGCACCATATCCGCTTTAAGAGCATTTGTTACGAAACTGGGGGTTACAGCCGACAACATTGCCAACGTCAACACAGATGGATTCAAGCGTAATCGCGCCTACTTGCATGAAGATGTCAATGGGGGCGTTCGGGTGAATATCAAAAAGGACGAAAGCCCGGGCCTGCGGTACGATGCTATTGAAAACGGGGAAAAAGTTGAAAAAGAGACCTCCAATGTCAACCTGGCGGAAGAGATTCCGGATTTAATGCTTACCAAACGCGCCTATCAGGCGAATTTAAAAACAATCGACACCCAGGAAGAGATGCTGGGCTCCTTGCTGGATATCGTCGGTTGA
- a CDS encoding acyltransferase, translating to MMITAQSKSVIPFRPNDAKRVGKECYYLDLIIWLNGEFAELGDFVGFNYGVYVNAYGGFFIDDYSMIGPYSMIHTANHETDPSKPLQQQGWTKQPVTIGKWVWVGAAVMILPGVTIGDGAIVGAGSVVAKDIPPWTVAVGNPCKVIKKRK from the coding sequence ATGATGATCACTGCCCAAAGCAAAAGCGTTATTCCTTTTCGTCCCAATGATGCCAAACGGGTTGGCAAAGAATGCTATTATCTTGATTTAATAATTTGGTTAAATGGTGAGTTCGCAGAATTAGGTGACTTCGTGGGTTTCAACTATGGCGTCTACGTCAACGCCTATGGCGGATTCTTCATTGATGACTATTCGATGATCGGCCCTTATTCGATGATTCACACCGCCAATCATGAGACCGACCCAAGCAAACCTCTGCAGCAACAAGGATGGACCAAGCAACCTGTTACGATTGGAAAATGGGTCTGGGTTGGAGCGGCAGTGATGATTTTACCGGGCGTTACAATCGGAGACGGGGCTATCGTCGGTGCAGGAAGCGTGGTTGCCAAGGATATACCGCCGTGGACAGTAGCAGTAGGCAATCCCTGTAAAGTGATCAAAAAGCGGAAATAA
- a CDS encoding alpha/beta hydrolase, whose amino-acid sequence MNSELPECIEINPSGDPAAVIIWLHGLGADGHDFEAIVPELRLPDSLAVRYVFPHAPLRAVTINGGLVMRAWFDLFDVELTADSIDRDQFRQSADMVTALIENELRSGMAAERIVLAGFSQGGAIVLHTGLHYHKPLAGILAMSMHLPTVAQSAAEFSSAAKQVPIMMAHGQSDPVIPLVKAVETRQALNDLGYTVDWHEYPIPHSVCAEEISDIRAWLMKILS is encoded by the coding sequence TTGAATTCAGAACTTCCCGAATGCATTGAGATTAATCCATCTGGCGATCCCGCAGCGGTGATTATCTGGCTGCACGGTCTGGGGGCCGACGGCCATGATTTTGAAGCCATTGTCCCTGAGCTGCGTCTACCCGACTCGCTTGCTGTGCGTTATGTCTTTCCGCATGCACCCTTGCGGGCAGTCACCATCAATGGCGGTTTGGTTATGCGGGCCTGGTTTGATCTCTTTGATGTGGAGCTGACTGCCGATTCCATCGACCGGGACCAATTCCGTCAATCGGCAGATATGGTCACCGCTTTAATTGAGAACGAACTGCGATCCGGAATGGCTGCTGAGCGAATCGTACTGGCCGGATTTTCACAGGGAGGCGCCATTGTGCTGCATACCGGCCTGCATTACCATAAACCGCTGGCGGGAATTCTGGCCATGTCCATGCACCTGCCCACAGTAGCACAGTCGGCCGCCGAATTCAGCTCAGCCGCAAAACAGGTGCCCATCATGATGGCCCATGGCCAGTCGGATCCGGTAATTCCGCTGGTAAAAGCCGTTGAAACCCGGCAGGCGCTTAACGACCTCGGATACACCGTCGACTGGCATGAATACCCCATACCCCACAGCGTGTGCGCCGAAGAAATCTCAGATATCCGCGCCTGGCTGATGAAGATACTTTCCTGA
- a CDS encoding PaaI family thioesterase → MDPQKTAYKKLPNNRDHNCFGCSQTNPSGLQMAFWADENTVTSNVTVPQHLCGWNNLVHGGVLSTILDEIMSWATIHLLKQIPMTKSISIDFIKPVFVGNPLKVEGRVLKKIDRREALMEGTILNADDVCCARATGTFAIFSPAVAERLQITDSESLKWFEQVFKLK, encoded by the coding sequence ATGGATCCCCAAAAAACCGCCTATAAAAAGCTGCCCAACAATCGTGATCATAACTGTTTTGGTTGCAGCCAGACCAATCCTTCCGGTTTGCAAATGGCCTTTTGGGCTGATGAGAATACCGTCACATCAAATGTCACCGTTCCCCAACACCTGTGCGGCTGGAACAATCTGGTCCATGGGGGTGTCCTGAGCACGATTCTAGATGAAATCATGAGCTGGGCCACGATCCATTTGCTCAAACAGATCCCCATGACCAAGTCAATATCGATAGATTTTATCAAACCGGTGTTTGTCGGCAACCCGCTGAAAGTTGAGGGTCGTGTACTGAAAAAAATCGACCGGCGCGAAGCCTTAATGGAGGGGACCATTCTAAACGCGGACGATGTTTGCTGTGCCCGGGCCACCGGAACTTTTGCCATCTTTTCACCGGCGGTGGCCGAACGACTCCAAATTACAGATAGCGAATCGCTGAAATGGTTTGAGCAGGTGTTTAAGCTCAAGTAA